From one Simplicispira suum genomic stretch:
- the rocF gene encoding arginase, producing the protein MTLSNPAQTLALIGAPTDIGAGSRGASMGPEALRVAGLQAALENHGLDVIDRGNLHGPANPWQPPSGGYRHLPEVVAWNQAVFAAVLSELQAGHLPVLLGGDHCLGLGSIAAVARHCHDTGKTLRVLWLDAHADFNTSGLTPSGNLHGMPVACLFGLGPEPLTALARLPDGRNALTPAQIRQIGIRSVDAGEKRLVREQGLEVYDMRFIDEVGMRETMQRALAGMDDATHLHVSFDVDFLDPELAPGVDTTVPGGPTYREAQLCMEMIADSGRLASLDIVELNPALDVRNKTARLAVDLVESLFGKSTLMRERPGR; encoded by the coding sequence ATGACCTTGTCCAACCCTGCACAGACCCTGGCGCTGATTGGCGCACCCACCGATATTGGTGCCGGCTCTCGCGGAGCGTCCATGGGCCCGGAAGCGCTGCGCGTGGCCGGGTTGCAGGCTGCACTGGAGAACCATGGGCTGGACGTGATCGACCGCGGAAACCTGCATGGCCCCGCAAACCCCTGGCAACCGCCCAGCGGTGGCTACCGCCACCTGCCCGAAGTTGTCGCCTGGAACCAGGCGGTGTTTGCTGCGGTGCTTTCCGAGCTGCAGGCGGGGCACCTGCCGGTGCTGCTCGGCGGCGACCATTGCCTGGGCCTGGGCAGCATCGCGGCAGTGGCGCGCCACTGCCATGACACCGGCAAAACGTTGCGCGTGCTCTGGCTCGACGCCCATGCCGACTTCAATACCAGCGGTCTCACCCCCAGCGGCAACCTGCACGGCATGCCCGTTGCCTGCCTGTTCGGGCTCGGCCCCGAACCCCTGACCGCACTGGCACGCCTGCCGGACGGTCGCAATGCCTTGACCCCGGCGCAGATCCGCCAGATCGGCATCCGAAGCGTGGACGCAGGCGAGAAGCGACTGGTGCGCGAGCAGGGCCTGGAGGTCTATGACATGCGCTTCATTGACGAAGTGGGCATGCGAGAGACCATGCAGCGCGCCCTGGCTGGCATGGACGATGCCACCCATCTGCACGTGAGCTTTGACGTCGACTTTCTGGACCCCGAACTCGCACCGGGCGTGGACACCACGGTGCCCGGCGGCCCGACCTACCGGGAGGCGCAACTGTGCATGGAAATGATTGCCGACAGCGGCCGCCTGGCCTCACTCGACATTGTTGAATTGAACCCGGCGCTGGACGTGCGCAACAAGACGGCGCGACTGGCGGTGGACCTGGTGGAGTCTCTGTTTGGCAAAAGCACGCTGATGCGCGAGCGGCCAGGACGCTGA
- the trkA gene encoding Trk system potassium transporter TrkA, translating to MKIIILGAGRVGCSVAESLVSERNDITVIDIDARRVRELESRFDLRGVVGNGIEASVLAEAGARDTDLLIACAAQDETNLVCCKVAQLLFNIPTRIARVRSAGFDSEALTSNEGFGVSRIICPEESLTRYIGKLIEYPEAMQVREFAGGRACLVSTRARAGAPMVGNTIGAIRASMPDLAMRIVALYRRFPDEPDRFVACDGETRIEAADEVFALSASENIAQVLRGLHRPVGHVTRTVRRVMIAGGGAVGLRLAQQLGQEPGRFHVKIFEEDAERSVELASMLPSEVLVLHGEATDEDLLAAETIEDVDLFLALSNDDENNIMAALLAKRMGARRVLALINRRSYADLMHGTQIDIALSPAQAMLGELLAHVRRGDVQAVHSLRRGVAEALEMVARGDRKSSRVVGRRVKELRLPTDVHMGLIVRGLVDVGVAAEQPPEVIIPHSDTVIEQGDHVVFFLPHKRLVGDVEKLFRVSATFF from the coding sequence ATGAAAATCATCATCCTCGGCGCCGGCCGCGTCGGCTGCAGCGTGGCGGAGAGCTTGGTGTCCGAGCGCAACGACATCACCGTCATTGATATTGACGCGCGGCGGGTGCGCGAACTTGAGTCGCGCTTTGACTTGCGCGGTGTGGTCGGCAATGGCATCGAGGCCAGTGTGCTGGCCGAGGCCGGGGCGAGAGATACCGACCTTTTGATTGCCTGCGCGGCGCAGGACGAAACGAATCTGGTGTGCTGCAAAGTGGCGCAACTCCTGTTCAACATTCCGACACGCATTGCCCGTGTGCGCTCTGCGGGTTTCGACAGCGAAGCGCTGACCAGCAACGAAGGCTTTGGTGTCAGCCGCATCATTTGCCCGGAAGAGTCGCTCACGCGCTACATCGGCAAGCTCATTGAGTACCCGGAGGCCATGCAGGTGCGCGAGTTTGCTGGTGGCCGCGCCTGCCTGGTCTCGACGCGTGCACGCGCAGGCGCACCCATGGTCGGCAATACGATTGGCGCGATCCGCGCCAGCATGCCGGACCTGGCCATGCGCATCGTCGCCTTGTACCGGCGCTTTCCGGACGAGCCCGATCGTTTTGTTGCCTGCGATGGCGAAACGCGCATTGAGGCGGCGGACGAGGTGTTTGCGCTCTCCGCCAGCGAGAACATCGCGCAGGTGCTGCGCGGCCTGCACCGGCCCGTGGGGCACGTGACCCGCACGGTGCGCCGGGTGATGATTGCCGGTGGCGGCGCCGTAGGCCTGCGCCTGGCTCAGCAACTGGGGCAAGAGCCGGGCCGTTTTCACGTCAAGATATTCGAGGAAGATGCCGAGCGCAGCGTCGAACTGGCGTCGATGCTGCCGTCCGAAGTACTGGTGCTGCATGGCGAGGCGACCGACGAAGACCTGCTGGCGGCCGAGACCATCGAGGACGTGGACCTGTTCCTCGCGCTCAGCAATGACGATGAGAACAACATCATGGCAGCCCTGCTCGCCAAGCGCATGGGCGCGCGCCGGGTGCTGGCGCTGATCAACCGGCGCAGCTATGCCGATCTGATGCACGGCACGCAAATCGACATCGCGCTCTCGCCCGCCCAAGCCATGCTGGGCGAACTGCTGGCCCATGTGCGCCGCGGCGACGTGCAGGCGGTGCACAGTCTGCGCCGAGGCGTCGCTGAAGCGCTGGAAATGGTGGCGCGCGGCGACCGCAAGAGTTCGCGGGTGGTAGGCCGCAGGGTTAAGGAGTTGCGCTTGCCGACCGATGTGCACATGGGCTTGATCGTGCGCGGCCTGGTGGACGTCGGCGTGGCAGCCGAGCAGCCGCCAGAGGTCATCATTCCGCACAGCGACACCGTGATTGAGCAGGGCGACCATGTCGTGTTCTTTCTGCCGCACAAGCGCTTGGTGGGCGATGTGGAAAAGCTTTTTCGCGTCAGCGCGACCTTCTTCTGA
- a CDS encoding dodecin family protein, producing the protein MSVAKVIEVSSTSKTSFEDAIAQGIANACQDASQVRGAWIKEQKVTVEGGRITAYRVNMQVTFVGGAKG; encoded by the coding sequence ATGAGCGTCGCCAAAGTAATTGAAGTCAGTTCCACCAGCAAGACCAGCTTCGAAGATGCCATTGCCCAGGGCATTGCCAATGCCTGCCAGGACGCGTCCCAGGTGCGCGGTGCGTGGATCAAGGAGCAAAAGGTGACGGTGGAAGGCGGCCGCATCACCGCTTACCGGGTGAACATGCAGGTCACATTCGTCGGCGGCGCGAAGGGCTGA
- a CDS encoding ExbD/TolR family protein — MAFGRLARSIPARPMSDINVTPLVDVMLVLVVIFILTAPLLAGSLRLDLPRAQAAVPGVSGPSLLLELDRSGQLRLDGAQLSDAVLGERLADVAATRPETEIQLRADAAVPYGRVVELMGLAHTAGLARIAFVAETAPPAAAH; from the coding sequence ATGGCATTCGGGCGGCTTGCACGCAGCATCCCCGCGCGCCCCATGAGCGACATCAACGTCACGCCGCTGGTCGACGTGATGCTGGTGCTGGTGGTGATCTTTATTCTGACCGCGCCCCTTCTGGCGGGTTCCTTGCGCCTGGATCTGCCCCGCGCTCAGGCTGCGGTGCCTGGCGTCAGTGGCCCGTCGCTGCTCTTGGAGCTGGACCGCTCGGGACAATTGCGCCTGGATGGCGCGCAACTGAGTGACGCAGTGTTGGGCGAGCGCCTGGCCGACGTAGCGGCCACGCGGCCAGAGACCGAAATCCAGTTGCGCGCCGACGCAGCCGTGCCCTATGGCCGGGTGGTGGAGCTGATGGGGCTGGCGCATACGGCCGGGCTCGCGCGCATCGCGTTCGTTGCCGAAACTGCGCCACCGGCCGCTGCTCACTGA
- the holA gene encoding DNA polymerase III subunit delta yields MQIALAQLSAQLQRGLAPLYLLHGDEALLIEEAADAVRAAARAAGHTERTVFVASGARFDWSAVLAAGGSLSLFADRQTVELRVPSGKPGKEGSAALQQLAAAAEPGSSTLALVLMPRLDKATRSGAWFGALAAAGVAVQIDAVERPALPQWIAQRLALQDQRVPQGEAGQRTLQFFADRVEGNLLAAHQEIQKLALLHPAGELSLEQVESAVLNVARYDVFKLSEAVLAGQVLRVQRMLDGLEAEGTAAVLVHWALSDDIRALKRIADAMAAGRPLPMALREARVWGAKEKLYERVLGHLAPSAAGRLLQSAHLVDGIVKGLKVPDWPQDAWEALHRLALQCTRVCRGPQ; encoded by the coding sequence ATGCAAATTGCCCTGGCCCAACTCTCCGCACAGCTGCAGCGCGGTCTGGCGCCGTTGTATCTGCTGCATGGCGACGAAGCCTTGCTGATCGAAGAGGCCGCCGATGCCGTGCGTGCCGCAGCACGTGCTGCCGGCCATACGGAACGTACGGTGTTTGTCGCAAGCGGAGCCCGGTTTGACTGGAGCGCTGTGCTGGCTGCTGGCGGCAGCCTGAGCCTGTTTGCAGACCGCCAGACGGTAGAGTTGCGCGTGCCCTCCGGCAAACCCGGTAAGGAGGGCAGCGCGGCCTTGCAACAACTGGCCGCAGCGGCCGAGCCGGGCTCCAGCACGCTGGCCCTGGTCTTGATGCCCAGGCTCGACAAGGCAACGCGCTCGGGCGCATGGTTTGGCGCGCTGGCGGCTGCCGGCGTGGCAGTGCAGATCGATGCGGTCGAGCGGCCTGCGCTGCCCCAATGGATTGCCCAGCGCCTGGCCCTGCAGGATCAGCGGGTGCCACAGGGCGAGGCAGGCCAGCGCACGCTGCAGTTTTTTGCCGACCGGGTCGAAGGCAATCTGTTGGCAGCGCACCAGGAAATCCAGAAGCTGGCGCTGCTGCATCCGGCGGGGGAGTTGTCGCTGGAGCAGGTCGAGTCGGCCGTGCTCAACGTGGCGCGCTACGACGTGTTCAAGCTCAGCGAGGCGGTTCTGGCAGGCCAGGTGCTGCGTGTGCAGCGCATGCTCGACGGCTTGGAAGCCGAAGGCACGGCGGCGGTGCTGGTGCATTGGGCGTTGTCGGACGACATCCGCGCGCTCAAGCGCATTGCCGATGCGATGGCCGCGGGGCGTCCGCTGCCCATGGCGCTGCGCGAGGCGCGCGTCTGGGGCGCCAAGGAGAAGTTGTACGAGCGCGTGCTCGGCCACCTGGCGCCATCTGCTGCGGGGCGTTTGCTGCAATCCGCCCACCTGGTGGACGGCATCGTCAAGGGTCTCAAGGTGCCCGATTGGCCGCAGGACGCCTGGGAAGCATTGCACCGGCTAGCGCTGCAATGCACCCGCGTCTGCAGAGGCCCTCAATAA
- a CDS encoding TrkH family potassium uptake protein: MSDVLPVLRVLGMLVMLFALAMGVPLAVSLHQQDGVWQVYPIAMAVALVSGSALTFGLRRYQRELLPRHGVMLVSLAWSLLPLVASLPLTLACGLAGRPISFTHAYFEAVSGLTTTGATIFTGLDALPVSVNVWRTLLQWIGGMGILVLAVAVLPMLGVGGSQLFKAEAAGPVRDTKLTPRMTGTAKGLWGVYGTFSLACVLAYWLAGMEPLDALMHMFSTVSLGGMSSHDASFGHFRSPLLEWIAVGFMLLASCNFALYFIAMRKGHVREFMSDPEMRATLGTLVGVGLFIGLLLWIKGVYAPVEALRQGLFHTISVASTTGYASSDYLGWPVFAPVMMLMLSGVATSAGSTGGGIKMVRMLILFKQAQRELTRLVHPNAVQPVRLGGRVVGSPMIFSVLAFMLVYAATLILLSMVLMLTDLDPVTAFSAVMASLHCMGPGLGAVGPTSTYAVLTDFQVWVCTLAMVLGRLEILSFLALLTPAFWRR, from the coding sequence ATGTCCGACGTGCTACCGGTTCTGCGGGTGCTTGGCATGCTGGTCATGCTGTTCGCTCTGGCCATGGGAGTTCCCCTGGCGGTGTCTTTGCACCAGCAGGACGGCGTTTGGCAGGTATATCCGATTGCCATGGCAGTCGCCTTGGTGAGCGGCTCCGCGCTCACCTTCGGCCTGCGTCGTTACCAGCGCGAGCTGCTGCCACGCCATGGTGTCATGCTGGTGTCGCTTGCCTGGTCGCTGTTGCCGCTGGTGGCTTCGCTGCCGCTCACTTTGGCGTGTGGACTGGCAGGCCGGCCCATTTCGTTCACGCATGCGTACTTTGAGGCGGTCTCTGGCCTGACCACCACTGGCGCGACGATTTTCACCGGACTCGACGCGCTACCGGTTTCGGTGAATGTCTGGCGCACGCTGCTGCAATGGATTGGCGGCATGGGCATTCTGGTGCTGGCCGTGGCGGTGCTGCCCATGTTGGGTGTAGGCGGCAGCCAGCTCTTCAAGGCCGAAGCAGCCGGCCCGGTGCGCGATACCAAGCTCACCCCGCGCATGACCGGAACGGCCAAGGGGCTCTGGGGCGTGTACGGCACGTTTTCGCTCGCGTGCGTGCTCGCCTATTGGCTGGCCGGAATGGAGCCACTCGACGCTTTGATGCACATGTTCAGCACTGTGAGCTTGGGCGGGATGTCGTCCCACGATGCAAGTTTTGGCCATTTCCGCTCACCGCTGCTGGAATGGATCGCGGTGGGCTTCATGCTGCTTGCGAGCTGCAACTTTGCGCTGTACTTCATCGCCATGCGCAAAGGCCACGTGCGCGAATTCATGAGTGACCCCGAGATGCGGGCTACGCTGGGAACGCTGGTCGGGGTGGGCCTGTTCATTGGCTTGCTGCTCTGGATCAAGGGCGTTTACGCTCCCGTCGAGGCGCTGCGCCAGGGCTTGTTTCACACCATTTCAGTTGCTTCCACCACCGGCTACGCAAGCAGCGACTATCTGGGTTGGCCGGTGTTTGCGCCGGTGATGATGCTGATGCTCTCGGGCGTGGCCACCAGCGCCGGCTCCACAGGCGGTGGCATCAAGATGGTGCGCATGCTGATTCTGTTCAAGCAGGCGCAGCGCGAACTTACTCGTCTGGTGCACCCCAATGCTGTGCAACCGGTGCGTCTTGGTGGGCGGGTTGTCGGCAGCCCCATGATTTTCTCCGTACTGGCGTTCATGTTGGTGTACGCGGCCACGCTCATTCTTCTCAGCATGGTGTTGATGCTGACGGATCTGGACCCGGTGACGGCTTTTAGCGCGGTGATGGCGAGTCTGCACTGCATGGGGCCGGGCCTGGGCGCGGTTGGACCGACCTCGACCTACGCGGTGCTCACCGATTTCCAGGTGTGGGTCTGTACCCTGGCGATGGTGCTTGGGCGGCTGGAGATCCTGAGTTTCCTTGCCCTGCTGACGCCTGCCTTCTGGCGTCGCTGA
- a CDS encoding glutamate-5-semialdehyde dehydrogenase encodes MNALNVTEYVQTLGLQAKVASALMASASAAIKNVALRSLASQLRAQAPQLKEANSLDLARARAAGLAEPMVDRLKLTDQVLETCAQGCEQLAAMPDVIGEIVGMNQQPSGIRVGRMRVPIGVFGMIYESRPNVTIEAASLAIKSGNAAILRGGSEAIESNRALALLVQQALQAAGLPQDAVQLVQTTDREAVGQLIAMPAFVDVIIPRGGKGLIERISAGAKVPVIKHLDGNCHSYVDDPCDLDMALRVVDNAKTQKYSPCNASESLLVARAVAPEFLPRIGAVFAKKQVEMRVCAESMALLAPISGAKLVPATEQDWAEEYLAPVISIKVVAGVDEAIAHINRYSSHHTDAILTRDHLHAQQFLREVDSASVMVNASTRFADGFEYGLGAEIGISTDKFHARGPVGIEGLTSLKWVVLGQGEVRG; translated from the coding sequence ATGAACGCTCTTAACGTCACCGAATACGTCCAGACGCTGGGTTTGCAGGCAAAAGTGGCTTCAGCGCTTATGGCATCAGCGTCAGCAGCTATCAAAAATGTTGCGCTCAGAAGCTTGGCCAGCCAGTTGCGTGCGCAGGCGCCGCAGCTGAAAGAGGCCAATTCCCTCGATTTGGCGCGTGCTCGCGCCGCCGGCCTGGCCGAGCCCATGGTGGATCGCCTGAAATTGACCGACCAAGTGCTGGAAACCTGTGCGCAGGGCTGCGAGCAGCTCGCTGCCATGCCAGACGTCATTGGCGAAATTGTGGGGATGAACCAACAGCCCAGCGGCATCCGCGTGGGCCGCATGCGCGTACCGATTGGCGTCTTCGGCATGATTTACGAGAGCCGGCCCAACGTCACCATCGAGGCAGCGAGTCTGGCCATCAAAAGCGGCAACGCAGCGATCCTGCGCGGTGGCTCCGAGGCCATCGAGTCCAACCGGGCGCTGGCGCTGCTGGTGCAGCAGGCGCTGCAGGCCGCCGGCCTGCCGCAGGACGCGGTGCAACTGGTGCAGACCACCGACCGCGAAGCCGTGGGCCAGCTCATTGCCATGCCAGCGTTTGTGGACGTGATCATCCCGCGCGGTGGCAAGGGGCTGATCGAGCGCATCAGTGCCGGCGCAAAGGTGCCGGTGATCAAGCACCTGGACGGCAACTGCCACAGCTACGTCGACGATCCTTGCGACCTCGATATGGCGCTGCGCGTGGTGGACAACGCCAAGACGCAGAAGTACAGCCCCTGCAACGCAAGCGAAAGCCTGCTGGTGGCCCGCGCGGTGGCGCCGGAGTTTTTGCCGCGCATCGGCGCCGTCTTCGCGAAAAAACAGGTCGAAATGCGGGTTTGCGCTGAATCCATGGCGTTGTTAGCTCCTATTTCAGGAGCAAAACTGGTCCCCGCCACCGAGCAGGACTGGGCCGAGGAATACCTGGCGCCGGTCATCAGCATCAAGGTGGTGGCAGGTGTGGACGAGGCCATCGCCCACATCAACCGCTATTCAAGCCACCACACCGACGCCATCCTCACGCGCGACCACCTGCATGCCCAGCAGTTTTTGCGTGAGGTCGATTCGGCCAGCGTCATGGTGAACGCCAGCACGCGGTTTGCCGACGGCTTCGAGTACGGCCTGGGCGCGGAAATCGGCATCAGCACCGACAAATTCCACGCCCGCGGCCCGGTGGGCATCGAAGGCTTGACCTCGCTCAAATGGGTGGTCTTGGGCCAGGGCGAGGTGCGCGGCTGA
- the leuS gene encoding leucine--tRNA ligase → MDTKYQPSDVERAAQAHWSANDAYRVIEDASKKKFYACSMLPYPSGKLHMGHVRNYTINDMLTRYLRMNGYNVLMPMGWDAFGLPAENAAMKNGVPPAQWTLDNIAYMKQQMQAMGLAIDWSREVATCDPTYYKWNQWLFLKMLEKGVAYRKTQTVNWDPVDQTVLANEQVIDGKGWRTGAVVEKREIPGYYLKITEYADELLDFVAGDKLPGWPDRVKLMQENWIGKSEGVRFAFPHAIRGEGGELIGGGRMYVFTTRADTIMGVTFCAVAPEHPLAAHAAQNNPQLAAFIEDCKSGGTTEAELATQEKKGMRTGLVVQHPLTRKPVDLWVGNYVLMGYGDGAVMGVPAHDERDFAFALKYGLEIKQVVLVDGETYDFHRWQDWYADKQRGVTVNSDNFSGLSYKDAVDAVAHALVQKDLGAKKTTWRLRDWGISRQRYWGTPIPIIHCDEHGAVPVPEQDLPVVLPRDCIPDGSGNPLHKHEGFHAGVTCPVCGKAARRETDTMDTFVDSSWYFMRYCDPKNGDAMVANGADYWMPMDQYIGGIEHAILHLLYARFWTKVMRDLGLVKVDEPFTKLLTQGMVLNHIYSHRTDKGGKEYFWPHDVEHVLDDDGKVIGARLIKAVGDLPVGTAIDYEGVGTMSKSKNNGVDPQDLIEKYGADTARLYTMFTAPPEATLEWNDAAVEGSYRFLRRVWNFGMKLSTMDIEAASVIATSARGLKDIKFGDEAQALRREIHTVLKQVDYDYQRMQYNTVVSGAMKMINALESFAPTLDTCVSSLPPEGALAARGGPSPLDFKASDSAGGQVALVEGFGILLRCLYPATPHIAHGLWSQLGYAGVLGDLLDAPWPQVDPAALVQSEVELVLQVNGKLRGSVRVPAKADKAEIERLALASDAFVAHSGGAHPKRVVVVPGRLVNVVV, encoded by the coding sequence ATGGACACCAAATACCAACCCTCCGACGTCGAGCGCGCCGCGCAGGCGCACTGGAGCGCGAACGACGCTTACCGCGTGATCGAAGACGCGAGCAAAAAGAAGTTCTACGCCTGCTCCATGCTGCCCTACCCCAGTGGCAAGCTGCACATGGGCCATGTGCGCAACTACACCATCAACGACATGCTCACGCGCTACCTGCGCATGAATGGCTACAACGTGCTCATGCCCATGGGCTGGGACGCCTTTGGCCTACCGGCAGAGAACGCGGCCATGAAAAACGGCGTGCCGCCCGCGCAGTGGACGCTGGACAACATCGCCTACATGAAGCAGCAGATGCAGGCTATGGGCCTGGCCATCGACTGGAGCCGCGAAGTGGCTACCTGCGACCCAACGTACTACAAGTGGAATCAGTGGCTCTTTCTGAAGATGCTGGAAAAGGGCGTCGCCTACCGCAAGACCCAGACCGTCAACTGGGACCCGGTGGACCAGACCGTGCTGGCCAACGAGCAGGTGATCGACGGCAAGGGCTGGCGCACGGGCGCGGTGGTGGAAAAGCGCGAGATCCCCGGCTATTACCTGAAGATCACCGAATACGCCGATGAACTGCTCGACTTCGTCGCCGGCGACAAGCTTCCCGGCTGGCCGGACCGCGTCAAGCTGATGCAGGAGAACTGGATTGGCAAGAGCGAGGGCGTGCGCTTTGCTTTCCCGCACGCCATTCGCGGCGAGGGCGGTGAGCTGATCGGTGGTGGCCGCATGTACGTGTTCACCACCCGGGCGGACACCATCATGGGCGTCACCTTCTGCGCGGTGGCCCCCGAGCATCCGCTGGCTGCGCATGCGGCGCAGAACAACCCGCAGCTGGCGGCCTTTATCGAAGACTGCAAAAGCGGCGGAACCACCGAAGCCGAACTGGCCACGCAGGAGAAAAAGGGCATGCGCACCGGCCTGGTCGTGCAGCACCCACTGACGCGAAAACCGGTGGATCTGTGGGTCGGCAACTACGTGCTCATGGGCTACGGCGACGGCGCGGTGATGGGCGTGCCGGCGCACGACGAGCGTGATTTTGCCTTCGCGCTGAAGTACGGTCTGGAAATCAAGCAGGTGGTGCTGGTCGACGGGGAAACCTACGATTTCCACCGCTGGCAGGACTGGTACGCCGACAAGCAGCGCGGCGTCACGGTCAATTCCGACAACTTCAGCGGCCTGAGCTACAAGGACGCTGTCGACGCGGTGGCGCACGCTCTGGTGCAAAAAGACCTGGGCGCCAAAAAGACCACCTGGCGCCTGCGCGACTGGGGCATCTCGCGCCAGCGCTATTGGGGAACGCCCATTCCCATCATCCATTGCGATGAGCACGGTGCGGTCCCGGTGCCGGAGCAGGACCTGCCCGTGGTGCTGCCGCGCGACTGCATTCCCGACGGCTCGGGCAACCCGCTGCACAAGCACGAGGGTTTTCACGCCGGGGTGACCTGTCCTGTCTGTGGCAAAGCGGCGCGGCGCGAAACCGACACCATGGACACCTTCGTGGACAGCTCCTGGTACTTCATGCGCTACTGCGACCCGAAGAACGGCGATGCCATGGTGGCGAACGGCGCCGACTACTGGATGCCGATGGACCAGTACATCGGCGGTATTGAGCACGCCATCCTGCACCTGTTGTACGCGCGCTTCTGGACCAAGGTCATGCGCGATCTGGGGTTGGTCAAAGTCGACGAACCCTTCACCAAGCTGCTGACCCAGGGCATGGTGCTCAACCACATCTACTCGCATCGCACCGACAAGGGCGGCAAGGAGTATTTCTGGCCTCACGACGTCGAACATGTGCTCGATGACGACGGCAAGGTCATCGGCGCCCGGCTGATCAAGGCCGTGGGTGATCTGCCCGTGGGCACGGCCATTGACTACGAGGGCGTGGGCACCATGTCCAAGTCCAAGAACAACGGCGTTGATCCGCAGGACCTCATTGAAAAATACGGCGCCGACACCGCCCGCCTCTACACCATGTTCACGGCGCCGCCCGAGGCCACACTGGAATGGAACGACGCGGCCGTCGAAGGCAGCTACCGCTTCCTGCGCCGGGTGTGGAATTTCGGCATGAAGTTGTCTACTATGGATATCGAAGCTGCCAGCGTAATAGCAACAAGCGCTAGAGGCCTAAAAGATATCAAATTTGGCGATGAAGCCCAGGCCCTGCGTCGCGAGATCCACACCGTGCTCAAGCAGGTGGATTACGACTACCAGCGCATGCAGTACAACACCGTGGTCTCGGGCGCGATGAAGATGATCAACGCCCTGGAGAGCTTTGCCCCCACGCTCGACACGTGTGTGTCCTCGCTGCCCCCCGAGGGGGCCCTCGCGGCTAGGGGCGGCCCGTCGCCGCTCGACTTTAAGGCGAGCGACTCCGCTGGCGGTCAGGTGGCGCTGGTGGAAGGCTTTGGCATTCTGCTGCGCTGCCTCTACCCGGCCACGCCGCACATCGCGCATGGCCTTTGGAGTCAGCTTGGCTATGCCGGCGTACTGGGTGATCTGCTGGACGCCCCCTGGCCACAAGTCGATCCGGCGGCACTGGTGCAAAGTGAAGTGGAACTGGTGCTGCAAGTCAACGGCAAACTGCGCGGCAGTGTGCGCGTGCCGGCAAAGGCCGACAAGGCCGAGATTGAGCGCCTGGCGCTGGCAAGCGACGCCTTTGTCGCGCATTCCGGCGGCGCCCATCCGAAGCGGGTGGTGGTGGTGCCGGGCCGTTTGGTCAACGTAGTGGTCTGA
- the lptE gene encoding LPS assembly lipoprotein LptE: MQRRMLFTLASSALLAGCGFRLRGVPQFAFRSLYISAPAGSLLALELRRTLATAGGSLQVLSDPASLPQAEAVFELLSEKQERSVVGFNASGQARELELRLRIRFRLRNQAGTELIAPTEILQQREISYNETIALAKEAEEALLYRNMRSDLVQQLLRRLAAVKP; this comes from the coding sequence ATGCAAAGACGCATGCTGTTCACCCTGGCGTCTTCGGCGCTACTCGCCGGCTGCGGCTTCCGCCTGCGCGGCGTGCCGCAGTTCGCTTTTCGCTCGCTGTACATCAGTGCGCCCGCCGGGTCGCTGCTGGCGCTGGAGCTGCGCCGCACGCTGGCGACGGCGGGTGGTTCGCTGCAGGTGCTCAGCGATCCCGCATCGCTGCCCCAGGCCGAGGCGGTGTTTGAGCTGCTCTCCGAGAAGCAGGAGCGCTCGGTGGTCGGCTTCAACGCGTCGGGCCAGGCACGTGAACTCGAACTGCGTCTGCGTATTCGTTTTCGTCTGCGCAACCAGGCCGGCACCGAATTGATCGCCCCCACCGAAATCCTGCAGCAGCGCGAGATCAGCTACAACGAAACCATCGCCCTGGCCAAGGAAGCCGAAGAGGCGCTGCTGTACCGCAACATGCGCAGCGATCTGGTGCAGCAACTGCTGCGCCGGTTGGCCGCAGTCAAACCCTGA